From a single Porites lutea chromosome 10, jaPorLute2.1, whole genome shotgun sequence genomic region:
- the LOC140949525 gene encoding uncharacterized protein, which produces MTSEECFCNLKIVNLSSKELTEGQIKLLSKGLKFTPTPKKDMCEISADIQNFCTKLRKKEFFEDKSDASDTDESLAKNKSNFCPPRNRNITLDNYIDFLTKFPLEELQVKDIKRSNLTKEEQNALQELREDSEILIFEADKGGAVVVMDRTYYADKILEMLNDSQTYEEITANKDKVVMKLMKELAGNHSNHSHSLTEKEVNYLCHFDFKTSGFYGLPKIHKSKIICQEAKVQKKPYIRVLRPADLKFRPIVAGPRCPTSRLSNFVDILIKPFALHVQSYLRDTIDFLNYLLRIVPESTILVSFDVTSLYTNINHELGVKAMEYWINKHPRSLNSRFSKEFIIDSILLILTNNTFTFDDRIFLQKKGTAMGTKMAPSYATLVLGYLENELYSQVFNKMGEEIGHYIYSNWRRFLDDCYIN; this is translated from the coding sequence ATGACAAGTGAGGAATGTTTCTGCAATTTAAAGATAGTGAATCTGTCTTCTAAAGAACTTACAGAAGGGCAGATCAAACTTTTATCGAAGGGTCTTAAGTTTACGCCAACTCCGAAAAAAGACATGTGTGAAATTAGCGCCGATATACAAAACTTCTGCACGAAGTTACGGAAAAAGGAATTTTTCGAGGATAAATCGGACGCTTCAGACACCGACGAAAGTCTggcgaaaaataaaagtaacttCTGCCCTCCTAGAAACAGAAACATTACCCTAGACAATTACATAGATTTCCTCACGAAATTTCCACTTGAAGAATTACAAGTGAAAGACATCAAACGTTCCAATTTAACCAAAGAGGAACAAAATGCCCTACAGGAACTTAGAGAGGACTCTGAAATACTTATCTTCGAAGCTGACAAAGGAGGGGCAGTCGTAGTTATGGACCGCACATACTATGCCGATAAAATTCTCGAAATGCTGAATGACTCACAAACATATGAGGAAATTACCGCGAACAAGGACAAAGTCGTTATGAAACTTATGAAGGAGTTAGCAGGTAATCACAGTAATCACAGTCACAGCCTTACAGAGAAAGAGGTTAACTACCTCTGTCACTTCGATTTTAAAACCAGTGGTTTCTACGGCCTTCCAAAGATACATAAAAGCAAGATCATTTGTCAGGAAGCCAAAGTCCAAAAGAAACCATATATCAGAGTTCTCAGGCCTGCAGATCTCAAATTTAGGCCCATAGTAGCTGGTCCTAGATGTCCAACGAGTAGACTCAGTAACTTTGTAGACATCCTTATCAAGCCGTTTGCTTTACATGTCCAAAGTTATCTGAGGGACACCATCGATTTCCTCAATTATTTACTAAGGATAGTACCTGAAAGTACAATATTAGTCTCCTTTGACGTGACCAGCTTGTACACAAACATCAACCACGAACTCGGCGTAAAGGCCATGGAATACTGGATCAATAAACACCCACGGAGCCTGAACTCACGTTTCAGCAAAGAATTTATTATCGATTCAATCCTTTTAATACTGACGAATAACACTTTTACCTTTGATGATAGAATATTCCTTCAAAAGAAAGGTACTGCGATGGGAACGAAAATGGCTCCCAGCTATGCAACCCTTGTTCTCGGATATTTGGAGAACGAACTCTACAGTCAGGTCTTTAATAAAATGGGAGAAGAAATAGGCCATTATATTTACTCAAACTGGAGAAGGTTCTTGGATGACTGCTACATAAACTAG